Proteins encoded within one genomic window of Dyadobacter chenhuakuii:
- a CDS encoding erythromycin esterase family protein: MIAIRFSVTFLLLIVLSVTQHVHGQDKSLSEHIKRVAIVLDSSTLSSYAPFDLGFGINPEFKVMGIGEQSHGTSEFFKTRISLINSLVKSSGVTKIGLEAPFAEVENLNAYVLEGKGDLPQILKSFRLFNYECKEFVDLAENVKHLNKSLKSPLTFFGIDMQTPFQALQNIAESCNANGNATSDSISKITEYYKLLDNEMYNHMFNKQDFAELSTLSNQIFNTLTKDKAACLQKDIILKSIASYKQFLMLNNPENDFQAQSTLRDSLMAENVLNALKPGQKMIVLAHNGHVQRTPNTYSKSMGYFLSQKLGTQYQCMAMTTSTGYYTAFTPAAGKVTDKNPIPDAKVGTFEHEFSKIRKSVFFFNTSMVKKQHGSGTLPDKYKLLPFGVTNQPFVSGNLLDDFNYVLHIEKTFGNQSFYLK; this comes from the coding sequence ATGATAGCTATCCGATTTTCTGTAACTTTTCTATTGCTGATAGTACTTTCTGTCACTCAGCACGTGCACGGCCAGGATAAGAGTCTCTCAGAGCACATTAAGCGTGTTGCGATCGTTCTTGACTCATCAACTTTATCAAGTTATGCGCCCTTCGATCTGGGATTTGGGATTAATCCGGAATTTAAAGTAATGGGGATCGGCGAACAGTCGCACGGTACTTCTGAGTTTTTTAAGACGAGGATTTCTTTGATCAATTCGCTGGTCAAATCAAGCGGAGTAACCAAAATAGGGCTCGAAGCACCATTCGCAGAAGTGGAAAACCTGAATGCGTATGTTTTGGAAGGGAAAGGAGACCTTCCGCAAATTCTAAAATCTTTCAGATTGTTTAACTATGAATGCAAGGAATTTGTGGATTTGGCAGAGAACGTGAAACACTTAAACAAATCTCTGAAAAGCCCGCTGACTTTCTTTGGCATCGATATGCAAACTCCGTTTCAGGCATTGCAAAATATAGCAGAATCTTGTAATGCAAATGGCAACGCCACTTCGGATTCGATTAGCAAGATCACAGAATACTATAAGCTTTTAGACAATGAGATGTACAACCACATGTTCAATAAGCAGGATTTTGCTGAGCTCTCAACATTAAGCAATCAAATATTTAACACCTTAACCAAAGACAAGGCCGCTTGCCTTCAGAAGGATATTATTCTCAAAAGCATAGCTAGTTACAAGCAGTTCCTAATGCTCAACAATCCGGAAAACGACTTCCAGGCGCAGTCGACATTGCGGGATTCGCTGATGGCTGAAAATGTTCTCAATGCATTAAAACCCGGTCAAAAGATGATCGTTCTGGCGCATAATGGTCACGTACAAAGGACGCCAAATACCTATTCAAAAAGTATGGGATACTTTTTATCTCAGAAACTTGGCACTCAATACCAATGTATGGCAATGACAACGTCCACCGGATATTATACCGCGTTCACGCCCGCAGCCGGGAAGGTTACAGACAAAAATCCAATCCCTGATGCGAAGGTCGGCACTTTCGAACATGAGTTTTCTAAAATCCGAAAATCAGTGTTTTTCTTTAACACATCAATGGTCAAAAAGCAGCATGGCAGTGGGACTTTGCCAGATAAATACAAATTGCTCCCATTTGGTGTAACAAACCAGCCATTTGTAAGCGGAAATCTGCTGGACGACTTCAACTACGTACTTCACATTGAGAAGACTTTTGGAAACCAAAGTTTTTACCTAAAATAA
- a CDS encoding DUF3253 domain-containing protein: MVTSTNWDNGSIKDGGAATWCSGTNAPTTGPMFIVFLQTYLRSIRMQHYEKIAETILSTAIDRGAEKSTCPSEIARKLFPDDWRKYMKDVLGVAIDLHKKGSVMITQKGVPVDVHDIKGPVRIRI, translated from the coding sequence GTGGTTACCAGCACGAATTGGGATAATGGTTCAATAAAGGATGGAGGTGCTGCGACCTGGTGCAGTGGGACTAACGCGCCCACAACTGGTCCGATGTTTATAGTATTTCTGCAAACCTATTTACGCAGCATACGCATGCAGCATTACGAGAAAATAGCCGAAACCATCCTGTCTACTGCCATTGACCGTGGTGCTGAGAAAAGTACGTGCCCCTCAGAAATCGCGCGTAAGCTGTTTCCCGACGACTGGCGGAAGTATATGAAAGATGTACTCGGGGTAGCTATTGACCTACACAAAAAAGGCAGCGTAATGATAACACAAAAGGGAGTGCCGGTTGATGTCCATGATATTAAGGGGCCGGTCCGCATTAGAATTTAA